Within the Osmerus mordax isolate fOsmMor3 chromosome 6, fOsmMor3.pri, whole genome shotgun sequence genome, the region AGCACTGTCACTCCCAACTCCTGTCCCCGAAAACCGGGTGATTAACACGTCCCTGCGGCCCGTTCCCGGGCTGACAGATTTAGCTTTTCATCAGGAAGTAGATTAAAGCCTGGTGAGAGGATGGGCACCTGCAGAATGAAAAATTCTGCCCTAGGACACCGTCTACAGCCATCCATCTGAGAggaatgatacacacacacactcacgcacacgctCGCTCACAGCATCCATCTCATCCTCATTAGTACAGTCAGTGGACGGTCATCTACGAGCCCCACTTCATCACTGAGttgatctctgtgtgtgtgtgtgtgtgtgtgtgtgtatatttgtacccattttatgtgtgtgagagattttgTGTTTGTCCTCCCTGTGTCCCCAGGCAAGTGTCTGACCTGGTCCTAATTGATCCCATCCCAGAGGACATCTTTGAGGAGGACCAGTGGAATCAGCACTGGTGAGTCATCCTattgaggacaggagagggggaggcgaggagaagaagagaatggGTGgtaggatggggggaggaaatggaaaaaggggagaggacgagaggagactGACGAGATGATTTAGCTGGAGGGGAATAACAACCACCATAATGCaacagttgtttgttttttccgcACACTCCTCAGATGTGCTGCTTACCTCAATCATTGGCCATTGGCCACGGCAGATAGGTTGACCAATGGGGAGCGCTGCTGTACCTGTCGAGGGCGGGTTGTGTGCTGTGCAGAGCCAATTGGATGGGGACTGCCAGAGCTGCAGGATTTACACATCAAAGGGCCTCTCATTAGCCACGGCACACTCCCCAAATTAGTTCTCCCATGTCCTGCTAAATGAACTGCCAGAGCCTCTAAAATctttcgatctctctctctctctctctctctctctctctctctctctctctctctctctctgtatttctgtctgtctgtggtaaAAGCTGTACGCAGACAAACGTACGGACACAGGCTGACTGATACACAcagccttccccctgtctctctctctctctgcctggatATGAACATGAAGGAGAGCGAGCCAGCAGCCATGCCGCCTCGCGAGGTGGAGAGCATTCAGAGTGGCGCCGGGGTACGTCTTCAAAGCCCTCCCTGTCCGTATCCTCTCTGATTGGTCGTTTCAGGCCTGGATCGAGCTACTAAGGCCAATCAGGAGGGGTTTCAACTGCTCGACCCACAACCCAATTCCATGAGAATCTTCTCTTGATTTCCTAGATTGGCCCACTTGAAGAGATAGCCCTCGCTGCCTCCAGGGGGATGTTCTTGGGGGATTGCTGTTGTGTCGTCCTGATGAATAGGACTCCCATCCTCACTGTCTGCGTGCGAGCTTGTCTTCGCACCGGAGATTGATTCAGGCTTGTCAACGCGTTGTCACATAACAATGACATTTCATTTCTAAATCTATAATTAGTCAACATACGCTGGAAAAAAATCTATCAAACAGACCTGATTAcattgtgtttgtgctgtgcctgtgtgcataggaatttgtgtacttgtgtgtgtgtgtgtgtgtgtgtgcatgcggtgTTTGAGAAAGcctgtggttttgtgtgtgaagTTGGATAGCCGCATTGTGAAAATTAATTTGCCCCAGGGGAGAATATTTACTCAAACAAGCAAATGGGAAAAGGAAGGGAAGCTCTCTGTTTTAATAGGTTTGTCCTCACTGTTTAATGGCTGTTGATTGATTGTCAaacctccttttttttttatctagctTTCCTTTTTGTGGACTGAAACACAGTGCTTGGAGATCGGCTGTCAGTGGCAGCTTCACTGGAGCCCCTCCTGCGCTGTTTTCCTTTGTGGTTTCATGTGAATCCTGCTGGATGAGAGGgtctctaccctcctctgtcTTGTGCTCGAGCTATCTGAGCCAGCTAGAGGAAGCCTGTGGCTCCCACCTTGACATAGGGGACATCCTGATGTTCAGGCCTTggtagggtatgtgtgtgtgatggatgtatagcctgtgtgtgtgtgtgtgagatgggcgtgtgtgtgtgagatgggcgtgtgtgtgtgtttgatggttTCGTGTGTTTATGGCACCAGAGGGTCTGTAACAGCTGCAGTGGCCTGAGAGCCTGATTGAGTTACTGTAGGAGTCCAAATGAAGACAACACATCCAGGCCCATTCATCATCttttccatcacacacacacacactcgcgtgcgtgcgcgcacacacacaaagctatcccacgcacacacaaaaccgcctcacgcacacacactcgcgctcacccccccccccccccccccgacagagTACCATACCGCCAGTCACCTCCAGCCAGCTTGTTCTGACAGGCAGCGTACGACATGTCATTATGACTGACGACAGACTCTCTGCTGTAGAATGACGATTCCTCCCATTCTGATGTGATTTATTGAACCATATGCTCCGCTCATCCTGCTTACACATCATGTTTGAATGTGTCCATCTGTGGAGTTGTCCTGATGTActgtgtgggcctgtgtgtagTGGTGTCTCAGGCGATCTTCCACAAGGTCACCCTCTCTAAGGTGCTGCATTGTTGTTTTACTGTCGGCATACTCCGTCAGGTACTTGCGGTGAGCTTCATTTAGTCGACGTTTCTGGAACGGGACATTCTTTgcctgcctctcatcctcctctaccGTCCCAGCCTCTACCGTTCCAGCCTCTACCCTTCTAGCCTTTTCCCTCCTAGTCTCTCCTAGCCCCTTCCCTCCTAGCCTCTACCGtcccagcctctaccctcctAGCCCCTACCCTCCTAGTCCCTACCCTCCTAGCCTctttcccccccatcctcttccggtctccctcccagcctccctccctcccaagctCTCTTTCAGCctttctcccagcctcccctgagTCAGTCCGAGGAGCTCTCTCCAGAGAAGAGCAGGCGAGTCAGGAATGGCAATTAATTGTAATTAGCCCCGCTGTAAGCGTAACTATTGCTTTTCCGCTCCACTAATAAAGTGGGGCTGCCTCATCCCCTGTGTATTTACACCAGGCTAATCTATAGTCTTCATGCAGCCTGGGACTCGCTAAGGAGGGAGCCTCGACTGagcctgctgcctctgctgggcCTGTGGTGGGTGGCGCTATGCTGACACCTTGTGGCCTTTTTGGGTATCACCATCTATTAGACTGCATGTACGCTAGgcatttgaatgtttttttacACCTGGGCCGTTACGTAGAGTTTGGATGAGTTTATTCTGGTAATCCTTTGCCTCTCCTATTGAAGGATATTTGAATGGCAGACCTGGAATGTGGTTAAGATAAACATGGCATCTATTCTGCGTCTGAATATTGGCTTCTATCACAGACTATTCTCTCCTGCCTGAGGTTTTCCCACCTTTTTGAGGAGACTTCCTCCTCCAGTGTCTCAGGTCAAGTGTGTTGTCTGTGCTCTGCTGTGGAGGCGAGCCGTCCTCGTTCTGTTTCTCCTCCTTAACGCACGCTCTCCGTGTTTCCttttccctgtctccttctctgtttcccccctctctctccctccgcctcctcctctctctctcctcatcctggcTGGGAGATAGTTAGCCCCGGTTCGTGTAATAGTTTGTGTTCGGTCCGTGAGCCCCTCCTCAGGTAAGGGACTCTCTGCATACGGAACGACATGCAGatgagacgaggaggaggaggaggggaggaggagtaggaggaggtcTTATCGCTCGGGAGACGAATTCCGACAGTGAATTGCGCGGCGGCAACAAAAGTAACAGAGCGTCCATTCATCCCTCACTAATCCAGATGGGAAAGTCAAACAGCAGAAAGTCCGCCGCACAAACTCATTTCATCACTTTATTAATTTAGATATTGCCTTCCTGCTCCTGCAGGGTGGGGATGAGGTagaagaagcccccccccccgctcccctctctctctctcccgccctctctgtttctccccctctccttcgcccttcttgtctctctctgcagtgacCAACATGGGCAAGGCGTTTTGCTCGACatggctacccccccccccccacccccttccttcgGTTATCTATTTAATTCATCCCGCCAATCTGGGCTGTCTTTACCCACTAaatttccctttgacacgcatGCCTTGCCTCGCATAATCCTCACTGCGGGGTAGAATTAAaaatggggaaaaaaagagagaagggggagttggggtttggaagggagggagggggggggggtaggggacaGGTGGCTGGAGAATCCTGAGCTGGAAGGAATGATTTGACCAGATTCAAAATGGGACTGATAGAGAGGCTGTTTCTGAGGAATGCAAGAATATGACAGGTGGAAATGTGTAGAGACTGAAAAGTTcctaaagagggagagagggagggagggagggagagatggaaagagggagagagggagtcaaaGCTGTAAATGGTGGTGCAAGAATGACttcagggggggggagaggtgcagGATGGAAGATGAGAATGTCAAAATgtcaggctgtgggcaactgaTTTGAAAAAGTTACCGTCTGAAAGTCTgaagattgaaaaaaaaaaaggttttgaagaaTATTATTTTCTATGCTGCGTTTGAATTTCAACCTTTTGTGACCTCTAACACCTTGGTGTTTTATCTCTAGGTAGGTTGGTTCATCTGATTGGAACTTTGCCTCTTGAGTTGTCCTTTGGTCCTCAGTTAGAAGCTGCAGGCAGACCAGGATTGTATGAGGCCTGGACTGTCCTTTATATGACTATAGGCCTGGACTGTCCATTATAGGACTATAGGCCTGGACTGTCCTTTATATGACTATAGGCCTGGACTGTCCATTATAGGACTATAGGCCTGGACTGTCCATTATAGGACTATAGGCCTGGACTGTCCATTATAGGACTATAGGCCTGGACTGTCCTTTATATGACTATAGGCCTGGACTGTCCATTATAGGACTATAGGCCTGGACTGTCCATTATAGGACTATAGGCCTGGACTGTCCTTTATAGGACTATAGGCCTGGACTGTCCATTATAGGACTATAGGCCTGGACTGTCCATTATAGGACTATAGGCCTGGACTGTCCTTTATAGGACTATAGGCCTGGACTGTCCTTTATAGGACTATAGGCCTGGACTGTCCTTTATAGGACTATAGGCCTGGACTGTCCTTTATAGGACTATAGGCCTGGACTGTCCTTTATAGGACTATAGGCCTGGACTGTCCTTTATAGGACTATAGGCCTGGACTGTCCTTTATAGGACTATAGGCCGGGGTTGAGGCTGCATACATTTACACCGGGGCTGGGGTTGTGTTTTGGGGACAGCACCAGGGCTAAGGCTTAGGCTGAGGCCGGGGCAGAGGCCGGGGTTGTGTTTTGGGGACAGCGCCAGGGCTGAGGCTTAGGCTGAGGCTAGGGCCgtggctggggcagaggctgtggctggggccagggctggggctgctgacagaggggaggatgggcaGCACTATTGATTGGGCTCCACAGTCTGAGACCAGCCAATTCAGAGCACCAGTGAGCCGAGACCGATTGGGCCTCCTGAGTTACAAAATCCCAGCGCTCTTCGTCTCATCTGGTCCCCcccaaagaagaaaaaaaaaaagtatttctcaTTCTTCAGTCAAATGTCTGCAAGAGAAAGTTTGTGGACTCGGAGGTTGAAAAGGCTTGGTAGGTCGTATGGtaatgttggggggggggggatggtccTATGCTCTGGGTCATCAgatgttctctctcttactAGTGTAgctaagcaacacacacacactgatttggTGTTGTACACtcaactagtgtgtgtgtgtgtctccaggtacaGCCACGCAGTGCCATCCCTCCAGGCCATGCAGCTGTCTGCGGCCACCGGGCTCAGTCGCCTGCTCATCATCCTGGGGCTGCTGCAGCCCCTCATCACCGGAGACAACATCTCCGAAGACCTGCTCCAGAGACAGGTCAGCCTGCCCACCAGCCTCCTGGCTCCCCTCTGGGAAGCCACCACAGAGGCATCCGACACCACAGTACACTGTCGTTCCATTGACGTTGTTGTACCTCTTCAGACACTAACactaaccctctcctctccagtcgtCCTCACACGCTAACCCCACCCTGCTCCTCTTCATACATCAAGTGAACGTTAGGGACCCCGATGGGAGGTTTGAGGGAGCCGAATCCCTTGTCGAAAAGGTGTCTGATCAGTGTGTGCAGTTCTCCCTTCCACCACCAGGGAGCAGCAGGGGTGGAGTAATGGCAGTCTTGAGAGGCAGCTATGGGAAATGGtttgtttccctgtgtgtgtagtgagagaTGGGGTGTGGAGACTGCAGCTTACCAGCTGTCCTCTGAAACGAAAGACAATTTGAGTTGGTTACAATACCGTCATGTTCTCTGTATAATACAGAcatgttgttttagttttttttgaaGACCCAGAATGGAAACATTCCATTATTTGAATCTTGGCTTTTGAGGATGGTACCAATTTCTACGTCAGTGTTACCTCAGAACCGTTTGACGGCTCAATTTGAATCCCGGCctagaaagagagaacaatagACAGCTGAAAACGACTTCAACCCGTCTGGTGCCCCAGATGGGGGTTATAAGATGATGTCGCATTGCCAGCTTCGTCATGGCGATCCTCTGGTGTCTGTGTAGTCATTCCACCTGTCGGAGGAGAACACGGCAGGGAGAAGGTTCCTCGGGCGGAGGTGGGGAacgtctcccccctcccgtgTCCTCACAGTCATGGAGACGATCCAGGACCAGGTCTGGtctatctccctccaccccGGAGGAAAGCAATCATGTAGGACACCGGAACGGATGTCGTGCCCCACTCATGGTGCagtgatgagagggaggggggcgtggggcCCATTGAAATCCCTTTTGACATTTTAATTTGCCTCTCCACAGACTGTGGATGGGGGATTGTTGTGATcaagtgttttattttttttatcgacATGTTAACTGAAGTGGCTTTTTTTTGTGGGAGGATGATTAAACAAAGGTACTTGATGCTTTTGAGTTGGACACACATTTTAACAGAGCAATTGGGCTGAAGATCCTTACAattatttcactgtgtgtgtgtgtgtgtataaagacaACTCTTTTTAATttgggcagacagagagggagggagagagagagagagaaacagagagaaagaggacagcTGTAGTGAGGAACAGAGGGATGATCATTGCAGCCATGTCCTTGGCTCCTGTTCTTTTGTGGCGCAGATGACTGCTTCAGGTGAAGGTCTGAACAGTTCAGTAAGATACCCAgaatcctctctgcctcccacgtCCTGATGGCAGCACAGATGACACACGTCTCTCAGCTTTGGAGAAATTAATGTTGTTGCCAGGGAGAtaaggggacaggaagtgagaggcaTTGTGAATGTTCTGTGGTCGAAAAAGCTTTGAGGATGGACTGGTGAAGGttatatgacacacacacacacacagactcacacacatacacacaaattcacacacccttgcacacacactttcttagaACTCAATTTGGAGCATGTAATCAGGTCTATTCCCTGGGGTCATGCTCTGTGACCACACTCTGATTATCTCTGAATTGAAGCTGAATGTTTGGCTGTAATATCAATCCCAGCAAAGGTACCACTTCATGTTCCATCGTTTCTGAAAAGAGTGAGTGCAGCTGACCACCTTGTGATGTAGTGCACGTTTCTGTCCCTCGTCCAATAGAAATACCTGCTCAGTAACCCCGCCCATCAGAGCAGTGCTGTGGACGAGCACTACTTCCTGAATGAAAGTGCCTCTCAAGTCAGGTAAGACAGCGTGACACAGAGCTTGACTTGGTTTCAAATACCCTGTGGACTCGTTTTAATTACTTGTCCGTGCTTGATTGATCTTGCCTGTCACAACAGAGATAATAGTTCTACAAATTCATACCACCCCATGGAAGGATTTCAAATGGCAATATAGTTATGTATACAGTACAAAGCTCAATcttgtaaaatgtatttatttaaatttGTCCTAAGTGCTGTCAAACAGTGTTCAAAATatgttcgttttttttctttttcagggACATTTCTAAGTTCAAACCCCTCTCCAGTAGAACATCTGTCAGTGTGATCACTGGAGACTCGTTTGATGAGAAGATTCCAGCTCACCTAAACCAGGTGTGTACAACCTCCTGACTAGGTACGACCTCCAGACTACTACAGCCTGACCTGACCTAACCCAACCCATGTCCTACTGTGCTAGATGGTGGCCAAGCTTCAGAAGGACTTCCTGGATCGGTACTACcccacagccaatcacatcCATGCCCAAGGAGGGGACCGACGAATGCTCTACAAGAATCCGTCTGTCATAAGTAAATACCTCTGGCAACTTGTTGCTCAGCGACAGGCCAGACGAAAAAGCCAGTGATTGGCTACTGAAGGTGTCTGTTCATAGTTCTCCCTGCAGTCAGAGAAGCCATTGGTCAAACCTACGTACAATTGTCAGGCTCCTGGTAGTATGTTTTATTGTGCCTTTAAcatatataataaaaaatatatataaaacattttttatatgAGAAACAGCTCCCCCGATTCTTGTCTGAACTTTTACGCTTTCCTCCAGCTTGAGTTTGATTGGCattggtttcacaaaataaacCAAGGAGGAAAGCCCAGGTCGCCGAAggcgattggctggaacaggattgctggaacataattgTCTGGGAAGTAGTGAGCCAATCCCCAAATTTGAAATTGACATTCCACTGTGCGGTCTGTGATGCTAAACAAGTCTCAGAGAGCCTCATTAGCTTACACTACATGGacaaacatttctttttttctattgAAAGAATCTTTACCTACTATCAGAGGAAAGTGTTATGTGACATGGAGTTCTGTATAAGTCTACAGTCTTGTTTTGAGGTTCTGTTCAGGGTAGGTTTTCTACTGGAGAATACTTGATCCGTTCTTGTAAATACTGGACACAACTGTTTAAATGGTTACTTTGATTTTATACTTCATTACAAGTGCAGATATTTAACAGTTGTGCCTTACAGCCAAATAgacatttttgtttttctaCCTCTATGCTGTCTTGTGGTTTGATCTCTGCAGATCCACAACTGTATACTGTATCAGTGTTCCTTTTACATAAACATGGCtgtttgagagaaagaaagaccaaACGTCGTAAAGTTATCCTGAGGATTTAAGTTTAATTATGACACCACATCAAAATAAAAATTTCCAACAGATCTGGAATTGTATTCCATCCATATACATGCATAGCAACAACGTTTTTTAAGAAACATTTTTTCTCCCATAATCAGGACACTGGAATGATCATTGTACAGTATCAGTAACCCCAGGCGACAGCCCACCTATCCTGTTCGTCAGCAATAAATTTAATTATTGTACAATTTCATTTTTTTCAACAGGGTTACAAATATTATATGCACAGTTCCCCACTCATACATAATACTGCTTTCAGTAACGTGTCCCTCATTTACAAAGTATTGCATCGAGAGCAAATTTTTCCAAAAAAGGGAGAGATCGAAGTGTGTCAGCAAAACAGAAATACGAGTACTATACAAGAATGCTGCCATCCCGATGAGAACATCCACGTGTTGAGTTTAAGAAAAGAGACGGAGACAAACAGCCACGTACGGATGCAAAGCCATGTGTGTATGCCCTAATGTGAGACGCAGCCCAGACGCTCCCTCAGGACCTcaggggggggttgtggggccGTGAGGACAGGCTGCAGGTGACATTGCGGCATATACAAGAACTGGTACAGCAAAAAAGGAATACACAAGTGCCTCAGTAGCTATTTTTGTGTCTAAAATGCATCTCATTTTGTCTTCTGTCTACTGTTTCATTGAGCCTACATTACAGTGTAAACAATATGTGTGCTACACGAGAATGACtatacaataacattacaaacaactCTGATATAAATttcattttgaattttaaattaAGATCACTACTTCTATTAATACtgattgtaaaataaataagtGTGAAAGTGGCACCAATATTACTCTTGATTCATTTTtttcctgttttcttttttaccaATGATTTTGCATTAAAGTCTGAAACGAAGAAGGATGAAGCTTCTCTTGATTGTCCACAAGCAGCATCAACAACTGCGAGTTGCACTAACCCCAGACACAACAGAGTACCCAAACAGTgaggaaagaaaggaggaggaagaggagaagaaagggaaggacAGGAAAGCGACGAAATCCTTCATTTCACGTGCTCAGCGGCATGTGACGAACAGTAAAACTTCTTGTGGGTGATAAAGTTTGACAGGTTGTTGAACTGGATGTCGCACAGGCGGCAGTACttcccacttcctgtccccggGGACGAGCCGTTCACCCCTTTGGTTGCCGCGGGAACGGCCTCCTCGGTCGGGGACTTGGAGGCGGGCGACACGTTCTCGTTGGAGTCGCCGGGGTTCTCCGCGGCGCCCCACGGCGGCGAGGGGTGGCCGTCGGGCTGCAGGGGGGTGTGGCTCCGGTTCTGGTTCTCCTGCTGGGGTGGGGCAGTGCCTGAGCGTTCCTCTGGTTTATGCCCCCCGTTCATGATCACCATCCCCCGGTTCTTGGGCAGCAGCGGAAGGGGCTCCTTGCCGGGGTGGGGGATTCCATTGGCGGTGGCCGGGGGCGGGTCTCTCCCCAGCTCCGCCCCTCCACCGCCGTTGGTGGTGGGCGGGTCCTGCTCGCTGCTCGACTCCCCCTGCAGCACCAGCCCTCCGGCTCCCACGTAGTCTGTGGGCTTGATGCCGAAGTACGGCGAGATCTGCTCTGCGCCTTTCGCCTTCTTGATGGCGCCGGGGTAGAGGCAGTGGGGCATGAAGGGGTTCTTGTTGTCATCTTtagcctggaggagctgggcctCGCTGAAGGGTTTGAGTCCAGGGGTGGGGCCCAGGTGTGGGGGGAACAGCCCCCCGTTCTGCCCCAGCAGCTTCCCGCCGCCGTTCTTCTCCCCCTTCCCGGGGCTCTTCTCGTAGAGGTCGTCCAGGCTGTTGCCCTCGCTCTTCACCTCCGGGAACATGGCCGACACCTCCGGGCCTCCGAGCTCGCCGCCGTGAGGGGCCGTGGCGGCCGCGGTCCCGGGGCAAAAGTTCTGTTTATGCGCGAGGTAGTTCTCCACCTTGTTAAAACTGATCTTGCACACCGTACATTCGTGATAGTCCAACAGTCTTTTAGGAGAGCTACATGTCTTGTCGGGGACAGGCGAGCACTTTTTGCTGAGGTCGATGGGGGCGTCCATCTCCTGCTGGTCCAAGGTGGAATTGCATTTGGGGGCCATGATGGGCTTGGTGACGGTGAGAGAGGCCTCCAGGTGTTTGGGCACCATGCCTGGGAAGATGTCACAGCGGGGGTGAAAGCGCTCCGCCAAGCTCTCCGCCGCCTCGTGGGAGGTGCAGGGGTTCCCCAGGGgaggcccccccacccccaggtacCCGGGCTGGCCCATGAGGGGtctctggtggtcctgctcggGGAGACACATCTCGTACATCTTCCTGCGCTTGCGCGTCCTCATGGTCCTCTGCATGGAGGGAACCTTGTTGGCCGACATGCGTTTCATGGGGGGGTCGTGGCGCGTGGCGCAGTAGTACTGCTTGTGCACCATGAAGGTCTCGTGGCGGCTGAAGGTGATGTTGCAGGCCTCGCACGTCGTCTTGTTGGGGTCGTTGTCGTTCTCCACCAGGGTGGGGCCGCCGGGGCTCTTCACCTCTCCCGGCTTCCCGTTCAGCCTCTCCTCCGGCCCCGGAGGGTTTGTCCCCTTCTTCCCCGGCCCCGCCGGCTCCTTGTCGGGCCCCTTGGCCCCGGCGTTGATCATCTCCAGGACGCTGGAGTTGAGGCTGGCCGACTGCATCAGGTGGTTGTCGGCTTCGGTGGGGTGGCAGCCGGGCAGCAGGCTGACGGAGCTGTGACCGCTGTTGGGGCTCACCGCCTCGGGCGCCTTGTCCGCCAGGCTGGAGAAGTCCGGCGACTTGGCCATGTGCTGCCAGCGGCTGTTGCAGTAGTGCTTTTTGTGGACCAGGTAGTTGTCCAGGTTGTTGAAAGTGATATTGCATTCGAAGCAGGTGGCTCCTTTGGGCATGAGCGGGCTGTAGATGACCGGCGGGTAGCTGCTGCCTCCGTGGCGTAGCCTCCGGTGGACCAGCTCCGACATCTTCGCCAGGATCTCCGAGGCCTGGGGCACCACGGAGATGTCCTGGGAGAAGGCAAACTGGGACAGGAAGGGGCCCATGGGGAACGTGGGGCCCATGTTGTGCTggacgggggaggaggccagccGGGGGCTGGAGGGCTCCGACTTGATCCGGGTGTAGGAGAAGCTGGCCTTGCTGCCCGGGTGGTCCCCCTTCTGGGCCGTCAGCATGGGGGGCTTCTTCtcgcctttctccccctctccctcgccggCGCCCGCCTCCTTGCCCAGGGTGACCTTGGGACTCCCCAGGAGGAGGTCCTTCCTGGCGCTCAGCTCGGCGCCCGCCGCGGCCCGGACCTGCTGCAGGCcgtcctccagacccccccggGGGGACAGCTCGGT harbors:
- the si:dkey-122a22.2 gene encoding uncharacterized protein si:dkey-122a22.2 isoform X2, producing MRRRTDGHEASGEAAKPVKTPNPAAAGQPRSRSEDAGTTSTCWSTLLTREGQLLMPKEGQLVDVGLGQTMHMMCKGQGQPVVLLDAPTGMSSDVWHYIQESIAPLTKVCTYDRVGLGFSRRFLQNETMGTEKVWGVSTSGRMVDDLHRLIKATDTATPLIMVGSELGALNARFYSHIHDAQVSDLVLIDPIPEDIFEEDQWNQHWYSHAVPSLQAMQLSAATGLSRLLIILGLLQPLITGDNISEDLLQRQKYLLSNPAHQSSAVDEHYFLNESASQVRDISKFKPLSSRTSVSVITGDSFDEKIPAHLNQMVAKLQKDFLDRYYPTANHIHAQGGDRRMLYKNPSVISKYLWQLVAQRQARRKSQ
- the zfpm2a gene encoding zinc finger protein ZFPM2a, which translates into the protein MNVEVDEVKENRYALRPFGVMVGSPLEDGLEEDEEECVSEENELMAKEEFSAEENFSAEFESENMSCEDMEYFCNKGEEDGSRETGESDMDGHNEKTRNPTIGPEDWDGPRELDAFLKEGERRIHSRQQLPVGTTWGPFDGKIEMSPDGMRTKGPVPVVLSAGPRWLLDVTWQGAEDNKNNCVVYSKGGQLWCTTTKNIMEGEELVAFAVDFDSRLQAVNHMSLSEGMYPARLLDSIQLLPQQAAMASILPTAIVNKDIFPCKACGIWYRSERNLQAHLMYYCSGRQREPETPTEDNDSSPHQTPHLCPFPQCNKSFSGARALEMHLSTHSGVKMEESLPPGTSLKCTICNYTADSLITFQHHILSHLSQAAFRCNHCHIGFQSHRELLQHQDLHGHGGKLHREADGTELSPRGGLEDGLQQVRAAAGAELSARKDLLLGSPKVTLGKEAGAGEGEGEKGEKKPPMLTAQKGDHPGSKASFSYTRIKSEPSSPRLASSPVQHNMGPTFPMGPFLSQFAFSQDISVVPQASEILAKMSELVHRRLRHGGSSYPPVIYSPLMPKGATCFECNITFNNLDNYLVHKKHYCNSRWQHMAKSPDFSSLADKAPEAVSPNSGHSSVSLLPGCHPTEADNHLMQSASLNSSVLEMINAGAKGPDKEPAGPGKKGTNPPGPEERLNGKPGEVKSPGGPTLVENDNDPNKTTCEACNITFSRHETFMVHKQYYCATRHDPPMKRMSANKVPSMQRTMRTRKRRKMYEMCLPEQDHQRPLMGQPGYLGVGGPPLGNPCTSHEAAESLAERFHPRCDIFPGMVPKHLEASLTVTKPIMAPKCNSTLDQQEMDAPIDLSKKCSPVPDKTCSSPKRLLDYHECTVCKISFNKVENYLAHKQNFCPGTAAATAPHGGELGGPEVSAMFPEVKSEGNSLDDLYEKSPGKGEKNGGGKLLGQNGGLFPPHLGPTPGLKPFSEAQLLQAKDDNKNPFMPHCLYPGAIKKAKGAEQISPYFGIKPTDYVGAGGLVLQGESSSEQDPPTTNGGGGAELGRDPPPATANGIPHPGKEPLPLLPKNRGMVIMNGGHKPEERSGTAPPQQENQNRSHTPLQPDGHPSPPWGAAENPGDSNENVSPASKSPTEEAVPAATKGVNGSSPGTGSGKYCRLCDIQFNNLSNFITHKKFYCSSHAAEHVK